The window GACGCCGGCTTCGAGCTGGCCTCCCAGCTGCGGGACGCCGGCTTCGAGGGCCAGGTGCTGTTCGTGAGCGCGCGCGACGCCGAGGTCGACCGCGTGAGGGGACTCGACCTCGGCGGCGACGACTACCTCGTCAAGCCGTTCGGCCTGGCGGAGTTCCTGGCGCGCGTGCGGGCGCTGCTGAGGCGGCGGGCCCAGACGCGCCGGTCCGTGCTCGAGAGGCCGCCGCTCCACGTCGACCTCACGAACCGCCGCGTGACCTGGGAGGACAGGGAGGTGACGCTGTCGCGGCGCGAGTTCGAGATGCTCGAGCTCTTCGCCCACTACCCGGACCGGGTCTTCACCGCCGAGGAGCTGCAGGAGCGCCTCTTCCCCGAGGCGGGCTCGGGCCCCCGCGTCGTGCGCGTCTACGTGAGCCAGCTCCGCCAGAAGCTCGCTGGCACCGTGATCGAGACCGTACCCGGCGGCTACCGCCTCGGCCTGGGCTGAATACTTGAGGCATGAGCCTACGGCGCTCGGTCTTCCTGGCCGTGATCGCGGCGGTGCTGGCCGCCACGTTCCTCGAGGGCGTGCTCGACGTGGCGCTCGAGGCGCTGGAGGACAGGCTGCCCGAGGGCGGCGCGTCGGGCCGCGTCGGGCTGCTCCTCGACCTCCTCGACGTGCCCGTGTTCGCGCTGCTTGGTCTGGCGCTGGGCCACCTGCTGTCGCGCCGCATCGCCAGGCCCCTCTCGCGCCTGACGCGGGCCACGCGGGAGCTGGCGGCCGCGGGACGGACCGAGGCCGTGCGGGTGCCGCCGGGCGGCGACGAGCTCTCCGAGCTCGTGCGCAGCTTCAACGCCATGGCCGAGGCCGTCGACGAGCACGTGGAGCGGGAGCGGGCCTTCACGCGCTACGCCTCGCACGAGCTGCGCACGCCGCTGTCGGCGATCCGCCTCCAGGTCGAGAGGGCGCGCCTGGGGCAGGCGCCCGCCGACGACGCGCTCCAGGTGGTCGAGAAGAACGTCAGGCGCATGGAGGAGGTGCTCGAGGCCCTGCTGTCGCTCGCGC of the Trueperaceae bacterium genome contains:
- a CDS encoding response regulator transcription factor, giving the protein MKILLLEDHADIGNALAEALRHERYQVEWVTSEAAAARAAAEQRFDLAVLDVMIGAREDAGFELASQLRDAGFEGQVLFVSARDAEVDRVRGLDLGGDDYLVKPFGLAEFLARVRALLRRRAQTRRSVLERPPLHVDLTNRRVTWEDREVTLSRREFEMLELFAHYPDRVFTAEELQERLFPEAGSGPRVVRVYVSQLRQKLAGTVIETVPGGYRLGLG
- a CDS encoding HAMP domain-containing sensor histidine kinase gives rise to the protein MSLRRSVFLAVIAAVLAATFLEGVLDVALEALEDRLPEGGASGRVGLLLDLLDVPVFALLGLALGHLLSRRIARPLSRLTRATRELAAAGRTEAVRVPPGGDELSELVRSFNAMAEAVDEHVERERAFTRYASHELRTPLSAIRLQVERARLGQAPADDALQVVEKNVRRMEEVLEALLSLARSWEHAAERRPLAPLLEETLAALPEQSRSRVLVRGLFGGAYVSHPRIVQQAVANLIDNALRHGAGRTRVAVAVGDRRLTVRVSDDGPGVPEDALARLTEPFYK